Proteins from one Gimesia maris genomic window:
- a CDS encoding UDP-N-acetylmuramoyl-tripeptide--D-alanyl-D-alanine ligase — protein MDRISINTISQVIQRGATNPLQELAEVAGISIDSRTAKEDDLFFAIQGKRFDGHQFVNQALTRGAAACVVKRGEVTDPGSQLLLEVDDVNHALMQFARWYREQQSARVIGVTGSVGKTTTRSMIYTALSSCLTGIQSPANFNNEFGVPLSIAGIESSHQFAVLELAASHVGEIRELAAIALPQIGVITAIGHSHLEHFGTLQQIAETKGELFEQLPATGLAIVCGDDPFADCLASRTTARKVRIGLGENNDLQAVSIEQDQQGISFRVNGQQYLLPVVGRHFVNAALAAIAVARELGISEQDVAESLRNYSTVPGRCHQMQIGDWTVIDDTYNASPDSMRAACQVLHDHVGTGKRIMVLGDMLELGPETERYHRELGILVCQAGVDLLFACGKQATSVAQGARSAGMSHTKIITAADVELLAEDVTDLLEPGDVVLVKGSRGMRMERLLQHLQQIVSDRVTAGATKISCV, from the coding sequence ATGGATCGTATCTCTATCAACACAATCAGCCAGGTGATTCAGAGGGGGGCAACCAACCCGCTTCAGGAACTGGCTGAGGTTGCGGGGATTTCGATTGATTCGCGCACCGCCAAAGAGGACGATCTGTTCTTTGCCATTCAGGGAAAACGATTCGATGGGCATCAGTTTGTCAACCAGGCATTAACGCGAGGTGCCGCTGCCTGTGTAGTAAAACGAGGCGAGGTTACCGATCCTGGTTCTCAGTTACTGCTTGAAGTCGACGATGTCAATCACGCACTGATGCAGTTTGCCCGCTGGTACCGGGAGCAGCAGTCGGCCCGGGTCATCGGAGTCACAGGCAGTGTCGGAAAAACGACCACGCGATCGATGATTTATACCGCATTGTCGTCCTGCCTGACCGGGATTCAGAGCCCTGCGAATTTCAATAATGAATTCGGTGTGCCTTTAAGCATCGCGGGAATCGAATCGTCTCATCAGTTTGCGGTGCTGGAACTGGCCGCATCGCATGTGGGAGAAATTCGAGAGCTGGCTGCGATTGCACTGCCTCAGATTGGAGTGATTACCGCCATCGGTCACTCGCATCTGGAGCATTTTGGAACATTACAACAGATTGCAGAGACGAAAGGGGAATTGTTCGAACAGTTGCCGGCTACAGGGCTGGCGATCGTCTGTGGCGATGACCCGTTTGCCGACTGTCTGGCATCCCGCACCACTGCCAGAAAAGTGCGGATTGGCCTGGGAGAAAACAATGATCTGCAGGCTGTCTCGATTGAGCAGGACCAGCAGGGAATCTCGTTTCGGGTGAATGGTCAGCAGTATCTGTTACCAGTTGTGGGTCGGCATTTCGTCAATGCTGCGTTGGCGGCGATCGCTGTAGCCCGGGAACTGGGGATTTCTGAACAGGATGTCGCAGAGAGTCTGCGAAACTATTCCACTGTTCCGGGACGCTGTCATCAAATGCAGATTGGCGACTGGACTGTGATTGATGATACGTATAACGCCAGTCCTGACTCCATGCGGGCCGCGTGCCAGGTATTGCACGACCATGTCGGAACAGGTAAACGGATCATGGTGCTGGGAGACATGCTGGAACTGGGGCCGGAAACCGAACGCTATCATCGTGAGCTGGGAATCCTGGTTTGCCAAGCAGGCGTTGATCTGTTGTTTGCTTGTGGAAAGCAGGCAACGTCGGTGGCGCAGGGCGCCCGGTCTGCGGGGATGTCTCATACTAAAATAATAACTGCTGCTGATGTGGAGCTGCTGGCTGAGGATGTTACCGATCTTCTTGAGCCGGGAGACGTTGTGTTAGTGAAGGGATCTCGCGGGATGCGGATGGAACGTTTATTACAGCATCTTCAGCAGATTGTTTCAGACAGGGTAACAGCGGGAGCGACAAAAATATCATGTGTCTAA
- the mraY gene encoding phospho-N-acetylmuramoyl-pentapeptide-transferase — protein MIIWLVKTFSPLLEQLEVLSTGDSRVFLTARMALASLSSFLIAILLGPLAIRWLEKRFRERVDSDSEKLNEIHASKNATPTMGGIFIVGSILISGLLWADLSNRYVQLGLLTAAGFALLGAYDDWIKLSTTRNGLKPRQKLLVQLIFSCVIGTVLYFDHNKVPSGLDLIMPVTRMVCYLGLFFIPWSMFVMTGSSNAVNLTDGLDGLASGCMVFAGSAFAGLTYLAGHKVMAEYLQVPFIPGAGELSILLGATVGAVLGFLWFNCYPAQVFMGDTGSLPLGALLGFSALVIRQEALLVIAGGVFVVETLSVIIQVFWYRRTGVRVLACSPLHNHYLFKGQHEMKIVVRFWICSALLAIIAISSLKIAT, from the coding sequence ATGATCATCTGGCTGGTGAAGACGTTTTCTCCTCTCCTGGAGCAACTCGAAGTACTTTCGACGGGTGACTCCCGCGTGTTTCTGACGGCGCGGATGGCATTAGCCAGTCTGTCTTCCTTCCTGATCGCCATTCTGTTGGGACCTTTGGCAATCCGCTGGCTGGAGAAACGCTTTCGAGAGCGGGTCGACAGCGATTCTGAGAAGCTGAATGAAATTCATGCTTCCAAAAATGCAACGCCGACGATGGGAGGCATCTTCATTGTTGGTTCGATTCTGATCTCGGGCCTGCTCTGGGCAGATCTTTCAAATCGCTATGTCCAACTGGGCTTGTTGACGGCTGCCGGCTTTGCCTTGCTGGGGGCGTACGACGACTGGATCAAACTCAGTACCACCCGGAACGGCTTAAAACCTCGACAGAAACTCCTCGTTCAACTGATCTTTTCTTGTGTCATCGGGACCGTTTTGTACTTTGATCATAACAAAGTGCCCTCCGGTCTGGATTTGATCATGCCTGTGACCCGCATGGTCTGTTACCTGGGGCTGTTCTTCATTCCCTGGTCGATGTTTGTCATGACCGGCAGTTCGAATGCGGTGAACCTGACGGATGGCCTGGACGGTCTGGCCAGCGGTTGCATGGTATTTGCCGGTTCTGCCTTCGCCGGCCTGACCTATCTGGCGGGACATAAAGTGATGGCGGAATATCTGCAGGTCCCCTTCATTCCGGGAGCGGGTGAGTTAAGTATTCTGCTGGGAGCCACAGTCGGCGCGGTGCTGGGGTTCCTCTGGTTCAACTGTTATCCCGCCCAGGTTTTCATGGGGGATACGGGCTCGCTGCCTCTGGGGGCACTACTGGGATTTTCCGCGCTGGTCATCCGCCAGGAAGCGTTACTGGTCATCGCCGGTGGTGTCTTTGTGGTGGAAACATTGAGTGTGATCATTCAGGTTTTCTGGTATCGACGGACCGGCGTGCGTGTGCTGGCCTGCAGTCCGCTGCATAATCATTATCTGTTTAAGGGTCAGCATGAGATGAAGATTGTGGTCCGTTTCTGGATCTGCTCTGCCCTGCTGGCGATCATTGCCATCTCCAGCTTGAAGATTGCGACTTGA
- a CDS encoding FtsW/RodA/SpoVE family cell cycle protein — protein sequence MKSSFPIDSQPEHDRSLFISMACALLGIGVLMVHSASITSWPTEFEQVYLSRHLVFLAIAACVASSASYLPARFWYDRAPLLFWGTVVLLILVLIPGIGTRVNGAQRWLRFGSVSLQPSELAKIALPLLTVRLMVQRRSSVRHWFKGTVPLLIPLAIIIPLVIKQPDLGTTLFLAGGVMIALFLGGWPIRNFIVGLLCALPAVGMLVALRPYQLKRISGFLDTWTNWESAPYQLKQSLMALGTGGVSGSGLGKGAQKLSFLPEANTDFVFSVAGEELGLIGTLAIVGLWLGLFLAGLNIIRSQKQNSYAYVVSLTLLMQLVFQAILNVAVVTAMVPPKGISHPLISYGGTNLMVSLLSLGIIISLTRSVTDDDLVIDPELDQNDELLMNEAVVLAEEKTPLEVDSSEECEDEECEDEECEDEECEDEECEDEECEDEECEDEECEDEECEDEECEDEECEDEEYEDEEYEDEEYEDEEDLESEEKS from the coding sequence ATGAAGTCATCATTCCCAATCGATTCTCAGCCGGAGCACGATCGCAGCCTGTTTATTTCGATGGCCTGCGCGCTGCTGGGGATCGGCGTGTTGATGGTGCACAGTGCCAGCATCACATCCTGGCCGACCGAATTCGAGCAGGTGTATTTATCCAGGCACCTGGTCTTCCTGGCGATCGCGGCCTGTGTGGCATCGAGTGCTTCGTATCTTCCCGCCCGGTTCTGGTACGACCGTGCTCCCCTGCTTTTCTGGGGAACGGTGGTGTTGCTGATACTGGTGTTGATTCCTGGAATCGGAACGCGGGTGAATGGCGCCCAGCGCTGGTTGCGGTTTGGTTCTGTTTCTCTTCAGCCTTCGGAACTGGCAAAAATTGCACTCCCGCTGCTGACAGTGCGCTTGATGGTACAGCGTCGCAGTTCGGTCAGACACTGGTTCAAAGGGACGGTCCCCTTACTGATTCCACTGGCGATTATTATTCCCCTGGTGATCAAGCAACCCGATCTGGGCACGACCCTGTTTCTGGCGGGTGGTGTCATGATTGCCCTCTTTCTGGGGGGATGGCCGATCCGAAACTTTATTGTTGGACTGCTGTGTGCCTTGCCTGCTGTTGGAATGCTGGTCGCGTTACGTCCTTATCAGTTGAAGCGTATCAGCGGTTTTCTGGATACCTGGACCAACTGGGAATCGGCACCGTACCAGTTGAAGCAGTCACTCATGGCATTGGGAACCGGCGGCGTTTCTGGATCCGGGCTGGGAAAAGGGGCGCAAAAATTAAGCTTTCTTCCTGAAGCGAATACCGACTTTGTGTTTTCCGTCGCTGGTGAAGAACTGGGGCTGATTGGTACTCTCGCGATTGTCGGATTGTGGCTTGGTCTGTTTCTGGCTGGTTTGAACATCATTCGCTCACAGAAACAGAATTCCTACGCGTATGTGGTCAGCCTGACTTTACTGATGCAGTTGGTTTTTCAGGCCATTCTCAATGTGGCTGTGGTCACCGCCATGGTGCCTCCTAAAGGGATTTCGCATCCCTTAATCAGTTATGGTGGTACGAACCTGATGGTAAGTCTGCTCTCGCTGGGAATTATTATCAGCCTGACACGTTCTGTGACAGATGACGATCTCGTGATTGATCCCGAGCTCGATCAGAATGATGAACTGCTCATGAATGAAGCGGTTGTTCTCGCTGAGGAGAAGACACCGTTAGAGGTGGATTCCTCCGAAGAGTGCGAAGATGAAGAGTGCGAAGATGAAGAGTGCGAAGATGAAGAGTGCGAAGATGAAGAGTGCGAAGATGAAGAGTGCGAAGATGAAGAGTGCGAAGATGAAGAGTGCGAAGATGAAGAGTGCGAAGATGAAGAGTGCGAAGATGAAGAGTGCGAAGATGAAGAGTACGAGGATGAAGAGTACGAGGATGAAGAGTACGAGGATGAAGAAGATCTCGAGTCAGAAGAGAAGTCTTAG
- the murG gene encoding undecaprenyldiphospho-muramoylpentapeptide beta-N-acetylglucosaminyltransferase has protein sequence MSPSILDGKSIVFAGGGTGGHLLPGLAVAAELVSRGNCRISFVGTNRSVEQQIIARTGYEHVDLPVAPLNTAFRNPFRFFVNHFQAYWKGRSFLRETKPALVIGLGGMASVPVILEASRLKLPIMLLEQNIVCGKANHFLLGRADVICSSFPDTIWNRSQIETRQKPRVVVTGNPVRTEIRRLAESAQEITSRGKDGEFVILVLGGSQGAVSVNSAVINMLERSQDQLPETIRLVHQAGEKDFHRVEKAYERLVDAIPRLNVTIQPFFDELLDWYARANLVISRSGATTLAELACAGCPTILIPYPGSVNEHQLLNARYFEQHGAAAIVEQSPDSELTAGQLQDAVLKLLFDEGRRMQMAENMRPLALPAAATRVADEVVSLISG, from the coding sequence ATGTCCCCTTCGATTCTTGATGGCAAATCGATCGTTTTTGCAGGTGGTGGCACTGGTGGCCATTTACTTCCCGGTCTGGCTGTCGCGGCGGAACTGGTTTCACGGGGGAACTGCAGGATCAGTTTTGTGGGGACCAACCGGTCAGTCGAACAACAGATCATTGCGCGGACCGGATATGAGCATGTCGATCTGCCTGTCGCTCCATTGAATACGGCGTTCCGAAACCCCTTCCGTTTTTTCGTGAATCATTTCCAGGCCTATTGGAAGGGACGTTCCTTTTTAAGAGAGACTAAGCCTGCACTGGTGATCGGCCTGGGAGGCATGGCGAGTGTGCCCGTCATTCTGGAAGCTTCCCGTTTAAAGCTGCCCATCATGCTGCTGGAACAGAATATTGTCTGTGGTAAAGCGAATCACTTTCTTCTGGGGCGGGCTGATGTGATCTGCAGTTCCTTTCCCGATACGATCTGGAACCGTTCCCAGATTGAGACGAGGCAGAAGCCGCGCGTCGTGGTGACTGGCAATCCCGTGCGGACGGAAATCAGGCGACTGGCTGAATCAGCGCAGGAGATTACTTCTCGCGGTAAAGATGGCGAATTTGTGATCCTGGTGCTGGGAGGCAGCCAGGGAGCTGTCTCGGTGAATTCTGCTGTGATCAATATGCTGGAACGGTCTCAGGATCAGCTACCGGAAACTATTCGGCTCGTGCATCAGGCGGGGGAAAAAGATTTTCACCGTGTCGAAAAAGCTTATGAAAGACTGGTGGATGCGATTCCCCGTCTGAATGTGACGATTCAGCCCTTCTTCGATGAGCTGTTGGACTGGTACGCTCGCGCTAATCTCGTCATTTCCCGCTCAGGGGCGACAACTCTCGCCGAACTGGCCTGTGCCGGCTGCCCCACAATTCTGATTCCCTATCCGGGGTCGGTGAATGAGCATCAGTTACTGAATGCCCGCTATTTTGAACAGCACGGGGCCGCTGCGATTGTCGAACAGTCTCCTGATTCTGAACTAACGGCAGGTCAGCTGCAGGATGCTGTTTTGAAGTTGCTGTTTGATGAAGGGCGACGAATGCAAATGGCGGAAAACATGCGCCCCCTGGCTTTGCCTGCAGCAGCAACTCGGGTTGCTGACGAAGTGGTGTCTTTGATCTCTGGTTGA
- a CDS encoding aspartate kinase, giving the protein MSLIVQKFGGTSVADTSKILAAARRATEMQQAGHQVVMVVSARGKKTDELVRLAAEITDHPTPREMDMLLSTGEQESVALMAMALHKLGVEAISLTGSQIGVVTDSSHTKARIISISTERMRAALNEGKIVIAAGFQGRDKDWNITTLGRGGSDTTATALAAVLDADMCEIYTDVEGVFTTDPRIVTEAHKIDSISYDEMLELASLGAGVMHSRSIEFAKKYKVPLKVRPSFSDGEGTLIAVQPLEGAPVVTGVAFVRDEVRVSLTDIPDEPGIMGSIFTRMAERKICLDMIVQDVGTAGLARVSFTVPQSDLAETLTAATEAIEAIGAGKIQHGTNLSKVSIVGCGMRNHYGVASRMFTILAEAGINVGMITTSEIKLTVLVNRDQCEKAVQVIHNGFELNQLSSYSFATNEKLSDGQQTGESAQVLTTLEQDIINQLSHMEDIVVSEVLLDQNQSRVTVRNLPDNPGICSRLFSVVAEGGVSVDMIVQNMGEDEQAHLSFTVPRTSLEKSLELVSPLLKEWGDAELSHEAEIAKLSVVGIGLRSHTGVGQSMFSALAEAGINIQMINTSETRISAVVDHEQGEAAYRGLLQKFDLG; this is encoded by the coding sequence GTGTCGCTCATTGTCCAGAAGTTTGGTGGAACGAGTGTAGCAGATACCAGTAAGATTCTGGCAGCGGCCCGTCGGGCAACCGAAATGCAACAGGCGGGGCACCAGGTTGTGATGGTCGTCAGTGCGCGCGGTAAAAAAACAGACGAACTGGTCAGGCTGGCTGCAGAAATAACGGACCACCCTACTCCGCGCGAGATGGACATGCTGCTCTCGACAGGCGAGCAGGAATCAGTGGCTCTGATGGCGATGGCATTGCATAAGCTGGGAGTCGAAGCGATCAGCCTGACAGGGTCGCAGATCGGGGTCGTGACCGATTCTTCCCACACCAAAGCCCGGATTATTTCAATCTCTACCGAGCGGATGCGTGCTGCTCTGAATGAAGGAAAAATTGTGATCGCCGCTGGATTCCAGGGGCGGGATAAAGACTGGAATATCACAACACTGGGGCGTGGTGGCAGTGATACGACGGCGACTGCCCTGGCTGCCGTGCTGGATGCGGACATGTGTGAAATTTATACGGATGTGGAAGGTGTATTTACCACCGATCCCCGTATTGTTACGGAAGCACATAAAATCGACAGCATCTCATACGATGAAATGCTGGAACTGGCCAGTCTGGGTGCGGGCGTCATGCATTCCCGGTCGATTGAGTTCGCGAAAAAATATAAGGTCCCTCTAAAAGTACGCCCTTCTTTTTCTGATGGAGAAGGAACCCTGATTGCGGTTCAACCGCTGGAAGGTGCCCCCGTGGTGACCGGGGTGGCATTCGTACGGGATGAAGTGCGCGTGAGTCTGACCGATATCCCTGACGAACCGGGGATCATGGGGAGTATCTTCACACGGATGGCCGAGCGTAAGATCTGCCTGGACATGATCGTGCAGGATGTGGGAACCGCAGGTCTGGCCCGCGTTTCCTTTACCGTTCCCCAGTCCGATCTGGCAGAAACATTGACGGCTGCTACCGAAGCCATCGAGGCAATCGGAGCCGGGAAAATCCAACATGGCACAAATCTATCCAAGGTTTCCATCGTGGGCTGCGGAATGCGGAACCATTACGGAGTGGCCAGCCGCATGTTTACCATTCTGGCTGAAGCCGGTATCAATGTGGGCATGATTACGACGAGTGAAATTAAGCTGACCGTGCTTGTGAACCGCGATCAGTGTGAAAAGGCGGTCCAGGTAATTCATAACGGATTCGAGTTGAATCAGCTTTCCAGTTATTCGTTTGCAACCAATGAAAAGCTGTCAGATGGTCAGCAGACAGGTGAGTCTGCCCAGGTTTTGACGACGCTTGAGCAGGACATTATTAATCAGCTGTCTCACATGGAAGACATCGTGGTCAGTGAAGTGCTGCTGGATCAAAACCAGTCCCGCGTTACGGTCAGAAATCTGCCTGACAATCCGGGAATCTGTTCGCGGTTGTTCTCGGTCGTTGCCGAGGGGGGCGTTTCGGTCGATATGATCGTACAGAACATGGGAGAAGACGAGCAGGCACATCTGTCATTTACAGTTCCGCGGACTTCCCTGGAAAAAAGCCTGGAACTGGTGAGCCCGCTGTTGAAAGAATGGGGCGATGCCGAACTGAGTCACGAGGCTGAAATTGCCAAGTTATCTGTCGTCGGGATTGGTTTACGCAGCCATACGGGTGTGGGGCAGTCCATGTTCAGCGCGCTCGCGGAAGCGGGCATCAACATTCAAATGATTAACACCAGCGAAACCCGCATCAGTGCCGTTGTCGATCATGAACAGGGCGAAGCCGCTTACCGGGGACTGTTGCAGAAATTCGACCTGGGCTAG
- a CDS encoding DUF4440 domain-containing protein, protein MSDNDVQELLKLSKQLLDSIDHKDWNTYTSLCDEELTAFEPEARGHLISGMDFHRFYFDMNPTGRPRQSTISSPMVSIMGEVALITYVRIVQAIDEHGHDSSAACEETRIWQKQDGEWQHVHFHRSTI, encoded by the coding sequence ATGTCCGATAACGACGTACAAGAGTTGTTAAAACTCAGCAAGCAACTTCTGGATTCCATCGACCATAAAGACTGGAACACCTACACCAGTCTCTGCGATGAAGAGCTGACCGCCTTTGAACCGGAAGCCAGGGGGCACCTGATTTCAGGGATGGATTTCCATCGCTTTTATTTCGACATGAATCCCACGGGCAGGCCGCGCCAGTCGACCATCAGTTCGCCCATGGTCTCAATCATGGGCGAAGTCGCCCTCATTACTTATGTCCGCATTGTCCAGGCAATCGATGAACATGGCCACGATTCCAGTGCTGCCTGCGAAGAAACCCGCATCTGGCAGAAACAGGATGGGGAATGGCAACACGTCCATTTTCATCGCTCCACAATCTGA
- a CDS encoding FHA domain-containing protein: MKIRLSVQSSSPKTKTMTLTKTTLIGRAADCDIKLKSDLVSRHHCKIFLTGSVALVHDLGSSNGTFIDGQKLTPKRDTKLIPGCLLSIADVNFQVDYDPQVFVDVGSTINLKSLEGILPENTLTAVSDDVRSLDIPLPEHQKKSSETATIDEYVPDQSSSENKKTIQFPEIELTDKMDQN; the protein is encoded by the coding sequence ATGAAAATTCGTTTGAGTGTTCAAAGTTCGTCCCCTAAAACTAAAACCATGACGCTCACAAAAACGACTTTGATCGGAAGAGCTGCTGACTGCGATATCAAGCTGAAATCCGATCTGGTCAGCCGGCACCACTGCAAAATATTCCTGACCGGTTCTGTAGCCCTGGTCCATGATCTGGGCAGTTCCAATGGTACCTTCATTGATGGTCAGAAACTGACTCCGAAACGGGACACCAAGCTGATTCCCGGCTGCCTGCTGTCGATTGCCGACGTCAATTTTCAGGTCGACTACGATCCGCAAGTCTTTGTCGACGTCGGCTCGACAATCAACCTCAAATCACTGGAGGGGATCTTACCGGAAAATACTCTGACAGCAGTTTCTGATGATGTACGGTCACTGGACATTCCATTGCCGGAGCATCAAAAAAAATCGAGCGAAACGGCAACCATTGATGAGTACGTACCAGATCAGAGTTCTTCAGAAAATAAAAAGACCATTCAATTTCCAGAAATTGAACTAACGGATAAAATGGATCAAAACTGA